In Flavobacteriales bacterium, one genomic interval encodes:
- a CDS encoding deoxynucleoside kinase, giving the protein MHIAIAGNIGSGKTTLTKLLAKHYKWDQLEEAVDNNPYLFDFYKDMQRWSFNLQIFFLNSRFEQLLEIRRSGRNVIQDRTIYEDAFIFAPNLHAMGLMTSRDFENYFRLFSNMDNSITPPDLLIYLQAPVEKLVKQISERGREYENSISIDYLKRLNERYNGWIEKYDKGKVLIIDVEDNSFHNNPEHLGKIINSIDAEIHGLFPLEPTHLKAAKAEPKAAAKAKATLTSKKKLAKA; this is encoded by the coding sequence ATGCATATCGCGATCGCAGGCAATATCGGCTCCGGAAAAACCACTTTGACAAAGCTGTTGGCCAAACATTACAAGTGGGATCAATTGGAAGAGGCTGTTGACAACAACCCATACTTGTTCGATTTCTACAAGGACATGCAGCGCTGGAGCTTCAATCTCCAGATCTTCTTCCTGAACTCACGCTTCGAACAGTTATTGGAGATCCGTCGCAGTGGACGCAATGTGATCCAAGATCGTACGATCTACGAGGACGCCTTCATTTTCGCACCCAACTTGCATGCCATGGGGTTGATGACCTCACGCGATTTCGAGAACTACTTCCGGTTGTTCAGCAACATGGACAACTCCATTACACCTCCGGATCTATTGATCTACTTGCAAGCTCCGGTTGAAAAATTGGTGAAGCAGATCAGCGAGCGTGGTCGCGAATACGAGAACAGCATCAGTATTGATTACCTGAAACGTTTGAACGAACGCTATAACGGCTGGATCGAGAAATACGATAAAGGCAAAGTGCTGATCATCGATGTGGAGGACAATAGTTTCCACAATAACCCGGAACATTTAGGCAAGATCATCAACTCAATTGATGCGGAGATCCATGGCCTGTTCCCGTTGGAACCTACTCATCTCAAGGCAGCGAAAGCAGAACCGAAAGCAGCCGCTAAGGCCAAAGCGACGTTGACTTCAAAAAAGAAATTGGCGAAGGCCTGA
- a CDS encoding sodium-translocating pyrophosphatase has protein sequence MGSEIMYYIPVMGAIGLIVMIAKAIWVNKQDAGDENMQKLAGYIASGASAFLKAEWKVLGIFAAIAAVLLAWSGTLHENSDWVIAIAFLIGAFFSAFAGWVGMSIATKANVRTTQAARTSLKKALQVSFNGGAVMGLGVAGLAVVGLSTLFIVFLRMYVGEAGANGVEMMKALEVLAGFSLGAESIALFARVGGGIYTKAADVGADLVGKVEAGIPEDDARNPATIADNVGDNVGDVAGMGADLFGSYVATMLATMVLGREVVSADNFDGMAPILLPMVIAGLGVLFSIIGTFFVRINKDTDSVMTALNLGNWGSMILVAVSSYPLVKWMMPETMQFVRNGVSVEITSTNVFLAIILGLVVGTLMSMVTEYYTSMGRRPVDSIVQKSGTGHGTNVIGGLAMGMESTVLPILILAAGIWGSFELAGMYGVAIAAAGMMATTAMQLAIDAFGPIADNAGGIAEMSHLPKEVRERTDNLDAVGNTTAATGKGFAIASAALTALALFAAYVGMSGITGIDIYKANVLAMLFVGGMIPFFFSSLAISAVGKAAMDMVYEVRRQFREIPGIMEGTATPEYEKCVAISTKASIREMIAPGALALLSPLVVGFLAGPEALGGLLAGITVSGVLMGMFQNNAGGAWDNAKKSFEKGVIIDGKTFEKGSEPHKAAVTGDTVGDPFKDTSGPSMNILIKLTSIVALIIAPHINESNVRSAAIAPTPTVEVVEVETVKQNVVENAFTVTEAEYN, from the coding sequence ATGGGAAGTGAGATCATGTACTATATCCCTGTAATGGGAGCGATCGGCCTGATTGTAATGATCGCCAAGGCCATTTGGGTGAACAAACAGGATGCAGGTGATGAGAATATGCAGAAGCTTGCGGGCTATATAGCCAGCGGCGCTAGCGCATTCTTGAAGGCCGAGTGGAAGGTATTGGGCATTTTCGCTGCTATTGCTGCTGTTCTATTAGCATGGAGCGGCACCTTGCATGAGAATAGCGATTGGGTTATTGCCATCGCTTTTCTTATCGGTGCATTCTTCAGTGCATTTGCAGGTTGGGTGGGGATGAGCATCGCGACAAAGGCGAACGTTCGTACCACGCAGGCAGCACGTACCAGTTTGAAAAAAGCGTTGCAGGTATCCTTTAACGGTGGTGCCGTTATGGGATTAGGTGTTGCAGGCCTTGCTGTAGTAGGACTAAGTACACTGTTCATCGTTTTCCTTCGCATGTATGTTGGTGAGGCAGGTGCGAACGGTGTTGAAATGATGAAAGCCCTAGAAGTCCTCGCAGGTTTTTCCTTGGGTGCAGAGAGTATTGCACTGTTCGCACGTGTAGGTGGTGGTATCTACACCAAAGCAGCTGACGTTGGTGCGGACCTTGTGGGTAAAGTGGAAGCAGGAATTCCAGAGGATGATGCCCGCAATCCGGCTACCATCGCGGATAACGTAGGAGACAACGTAGGTGATGTGGCCGGTATGGGTGCTGACCTTTTCGGAAGTTACGTGGCCACGATGTTGGCGACAATGGTATTGGGTCGTGAGGTGGTGAGCGCGGATAACTTCGATGGAATGGCGCCTATCCTATTGCCAATGGTCATCGCCGGTCTTGGCGTACTGTTCAGCATTATCGGTACATTCTTCGTTCGCATTAACAAGGATACGGATAGTGTAATGACCGCTTTGAACTTGGGCAATTGGGGTTCCATGATTCTTGTAGCGGTATCAAGCTATCCTTTGGTGAAATGGATGATGCCCGAGACCATGCAATTCGTGCGTAACGGAGTTTCTGTAGAAATCACCAGTACCAACGTTTTCCTAGCGATCATTCTTGGTCTTGTCGTAGGTACTTTGATGAGCATGGTTACTGAATATTACACCAGCATGGGTCGCCGTCCTGTTGATAGCATTGTTCAGAAAAGCGGAACAGGCCACGGGACCAACGTGATCGGTGGTTTGGCAATGGGCATGGAAAGTACCGTGTTGCCGATCTTGATCCTTGCTGCCGGTATCTGGGGTTCATTCGAGCTAGCAGGTATGTACGGCGTAGCAATTGCGGCTGCAGGTATGATGGCGACCACCGCCATGCAGTTGGCCATTGATGCATTCGGACCTATTGCGGACAACGCAGGAGGTATCGCAGAAATGAGCCACTTACCGAAAGAAGTACGTGAGCGCACGGACAACTTGGACGCGGTCGGTAACACTACCGCTGCTACTGGAAAAGGATTCGCAATTGCATCAGCCGCATTGACCGCACTCGCTTTGTTCGCAGCTTATGTGGGCATGTCAGGCATTACGGGCATCGACATTTACAAGGCTAACGTTTTGGCCATGTTGTTCGTCGGTGGTATGATCCCGTTCTTCTTCAGCTCCCTTGCGATCAGCGCTGTTGGTAAAGCCGCCATGGACATGGTGTATGAAGTGCGCCGTCAGTTCCGCGAGATCCCAGGGATCATGGAGGGCACTGCCACGCCGGAGTACGAGAAATGTGTTGCGATCAGCACCAAAGCTTCGATCCGTGAAATGATCGCACCGGGTGCCTTGGCATTGCTTTCACCGCTGGTCGTCGGTTTCTTGGCCGGGCCAGAAGCGTTGGGTGGTCTGCTTGCTGGTATTACCGTTAGCGGTGTTCTTATGGGCATGTTCCAGAACAATGCTGGAGGTGCATGGGATAATGCCAAGAAGAGCTTCGAGAAAGGTGTGATCATCGATGGTAAGACCTTCGAGAAGGGCAGCGAGCCACATAAAGCAGCTGTTACCGGTGACACGGTCGGTGATCCGTTCAAGGACACTTCAGGACCGAGCATGAACATTTTGATCAAATTGACATCGATCGTTGCATTGATCATTGCTCCGCATATCAACGAAAGCAATGTTCGTAGTGCTGCTATTGCACCAACGCCAACAGTCGAAGTGGTAGAAGTGGAAACGGTTAAGCAGAACGTTGTCGAGAACGCTTTTACGGTAACCGAAGCCGAGTACAACTAA